TTATCTCCGAAGGAGTATCAGAATCAATTATGAATCGTGGAAAACCGGTCTCCGTCGTACATGTGATCTCTGTCTGGCTATATGGGAGTTTAATTCTCATTTCTGGGGAAACCACCCTGCGATTGGGAGCATTTGGAGGAGCAGTTTTGTCTGGCAGCTTCTGGTTATCTTATTTTCTTATGTTCTTATGGTTTTGGAAAAAAGGGGAATTTCCCATCGTCAATCCGCGCAAGCGAGATCGAATGGGGGAAAAGCTGCTTGCTCTGAGTTACCGCGTGGAGATCGTCACGTTCGAGCTTGTATTGGCGGGGATGCTTCTCCATCTGGTTTTAAACCTCTCGGTGTTTCAAGCGTACGTCCTTACACTTTTAGCGAGCCTTGCCCTCTTGCTGTTGGCATTCCGGATTCAGCCCGATTTTCGCTGGAACAATTTGGTTCGCTTGGTGCTTTCGTTGATCTTGGCTTTTTTTCTTCCCATCTACACCTATTTGCAAATAGGTCTAGAAACCGTATATCACAACCTTTTGCATTACCATCCGAAAGTTTTGCATTTGGAACAATCCGGCCTGCTTCCTTTTCTCATTGCCGGCACCTGCATCCTTTTCGCCAACATGGTTGCCTATTTCATGAATCAGCCGGCTAGGAGTGTCGATCCGCCCTCTTTTTTGCGAGATCTATGTCTAACCGCCGTCATCTGGTCGGCAGCTGTGATGGCTTTTTCCAGCATCGCTATCGTTGCGATCACGGAAAAGATCGAACCTTCTTTCCTGAATGAATTATCCATTTTATTGATGAAAGAGATATCTTCGTCACCGGTCTTTTTCATTTTTTCTGTCATGTTGCTATTGATTTCCTTTTCCTCTTTAAGTGCTCCCGCCTTTTTGGTGGGAGGATGGAGAGGCCACTCGAAGGAAGTGCAAAAATTAAATCTTTTTGAAGTTCTGCTCCCTTTCCTGGGAGGAGCGGCGGGGTTGATGACCATTTTTTATTTTCATTGGTCTCTTTTAGATTTTTTTATTCTGTTTGGGATTTTTCAGGGGCCGTTGGGGGTTTGGAACATGGGGAATCTGTTTCTTCTTGGGGAGAAAGGGGGGGGCATGTGGATTCCTGCTACTGGAGTTTTTGTGGCGATCTTGGCCCATATATTTGCCTCTGCCTCGAGGGATGAAATGGTCATTTGGTCCACAGGGACTGCCTTGGTCTTCTTGCTTGTTACCAGGGTGTTGGGCTCATTCAAACGAGTAATAAAAGTGTAAAAAATAGAAATAAAATTGAAATACAGGATGAGACCAATCTTTTATAATACCCCTTAAAGATATTCATCTTTAAAGTTTTTCTTCTTTTTTGAAAAAGGGGGTATACAGATGAGATGGTTTTTTCGTGTAATGATAACCGTTTTTGTACTAGGTGCAATCGTTGCAGGATGTTCTTTCAATTCGCCGCCACAATCAGCCGGTGAAAACGCTGCTCGGGAAAAGTCGATTGTGATCGGGTTACAGGCTGAGCCGACCTCTTTGGATGCCCATCAGATTTCGGATTACAATTCCAGCCGGGCAGCGATGGAAATGTATGACCAGCTGGTACAGTTTAAAGATGAGAGTACGGAGATTGAGCCCGATCTAGCGGAAAAGTGGGATGTGTCCAAGGACGGCTTGGAATACACGTTCTATTTGCGGAAAGATGTCAAGTTTCATGATGGAACTCCTTTTAATGCAGAAGCGGTAAAATTCAGCATTGACCGTCAAATTGATCCAAAACATCCCTACCATGATTCCGGCCAGTTCGCTTACGCCGAGTTTACGTTTGGCATGGTGGATCATGTGGAGGTGGTGGACGAGTATACCGTAAAAATCGTGCTGAAGGAGCCGTATGCTCCGTTTTTAAGCAATTTGGCCATGCACGCAGCCAGCATTGTCAGTCCGACAGCCGTCAAGCAATACGGAAAGGATTTCTCAAGACATCCGGTCGGAACCGGTCCATTCAAGTTTGTGAGCTGGAATCCCGGGGTAGAAGTGATTCTCGAAAAAAATCCGGAGTATTTTAAAGGGGCTCCCAAGATCGACAAGCTTATCTTCAAGCCCATTACGGAAGACCAAACCCGTTTGACCGAATTGGAAGCGGGGAATCTGGACTTGATTGTCAATGTCCCGCCCGATGACTTGGAAAGGTTGAAGGCAGACCCTAATCTACAGGTGATTGAGCAATCGGGGATGCACGTCTGGTGGACAGCCTTTAATACCCAAAAGAAACCTTTTAATGATGTACGGGTAAGGCAAGCGGTCAATTATGCCATCAACAAAGAAGCGATCGTAAACGAAATTTTGAAAGGGACGGGGGAACTTGCCAATTCTCCTTTGCCGCCAAGCATCTGGGGGCATAATCCCAATGTGAAAAACTACGAGTACAATCCGGAAAAAGCAAAACAGCTTTTGGCGGAAGCGGGTTACCCGAACGGGTTTGAAGTAACGTATGGGGTGCCTGAATCTGGATCGGGCATGCAACAGCCAACCACGATGGCCGCTGCCATCCAAGCGGATCTGGAAAAAGTAGGCATACGTGTTAAGATACAAACGTTCGAATGGGGATCTTACCTGGATAAGGTTTTTGTACCATACGATCAACAAAAGGATATGGACATGCATCAGATGTCCTGGATCGGAGATAACGGGGACCCGGATAATTTCCTCTATATCTTGTTTAGCAGCAAGCAATGGCCGACCGCCGGTTTTAATGATGCTTATTACAAGAATGAAGAAGTGGATAAATTGCTGGATGAGGCCCGGGTGACGAATGATAAGAAGAAACGAACCGAACTGTATGAAAAAGCCCAGGAATTGATCTTAAAAGATGCTCCATGGATTATCGTTGATCATGAAAAACAGATTGTGGTTGCCCAAAAGAACGTGAAAAACTTCAAGCTGCATCCAACGGGAGTTTTCCGATTTGCCAATGTCGATGTTGATTAACAGCGGGAGGAGGGGGGATTTCCCTCGTTAACCATCTATGAGTGCCGGGCATGGGTGTGATCTCTAGGATGGATGTCCCAAACGGTGCTGGCGAGCGCCTACCTTATACAGAGCGTAAGGGTGTCCGTACGGAACAGCCCCGGGAGACGTACCGTCTAGTTCGGGGACCGCATGCTAGATGATGAGGACGGGGGAATGGCCCCCTCCTATTCGAATGAAAACGGGGAGGAGTCATCGTTGGGGATCTATGTTGTGAAACGTCTACTCGCATTGATACCCGTTCTGCTCGGCGTAACGATTTTAACCTTCTCCATCATGCATCTTTCTCCGGGGGACCCTGCCAAGATCATTTTGGGTTCCAAGGCGACGGAAGAGTCTATCCGTCAGCTCCGGGCAGAACTTGGACTGGATCTCCCCATATACCAGCAATATTTGCGCTGGTTGGGAAACATCTTGAGAGGAGATTGGGGGCGTTCGATTCAGATGAAGATGGAGGTGCTTCCTTTAATCTTGAATAGGTTTGGAGCCACTTTGATTCTCACTTTGGCAAGCGCCGGTTTGGCAACGGTTTTTGGAGTGCTGTCGGGAATCATAGCTGCCCAAAAGAAGTATACCTGGATTGATCGATTGCTCATGTTGATTGTTCTTGTGGGCTTTGGTATGCCGGTGTTCTGGTTGGGAATTTTGTTGCAAATCACCTTTGGCTTAAAATTGAATATATTGCCAATTTCGGGTATGTATTCTCCCGGCCAAAACGGTTTTTTGGATCTCTTCAAACATCTGATTCTTCCTTCCATCAGCTTGGCTGTCGGTTCGGGGGCAATCATCGCCCGCATGACCCGTTCAAGCATGCTCGAAGTCTTTGGGCAAGACTATATTCGCACCGCACGGGCTAAAGGATTACGGGAGAAAAAAGTCATATACAAGCACGCATTGAAGAATGCATTTATTCCGATTATGACCGTGATCGG
The DNA window shown above is from Thermicanus aegyptius DSM 12793 and carries:
- a CDS encoding ABC transporter substrate-binding protein, with product MRWFFRVMITVFVLGAIVAGCSFNSPPQSAGENAAREKSIVIGLQAEPTSLDAHQISDYNSSRAAMEMYDQLVQFKDESTEIEPDLAEKWDVSKDGLEYTFYLRKDVKFHDGTPFNAEAVKFSIDRQIDPKHPYHDSGQFAYAEFTFGMVDHVEVVDEYTVKIVLKEPYAPFLSNLAMHAASIVSPTAVKQYGKDFSRHPVGTGPFKFVSWNPGVEVILEKNPEYFKGAPKIDKLIFKPITEDQTRLTELEAGNLDLIVNVPPDDLERLKADPNLQVIEQSGMHVWWTAFNTQKKPFNDVRVRQAVNYAINKEAIVNEILKGTGELANSPLPPSIWGHNPNVKNYEYNPEKAKQLLAEAGYPNGFEVTYGVPESGSGMQQPTTMAAAIQADLEKVGIRVKIQTFEWGSYLDKVFVPYDQQKDMDMHQMSWIGDNGDPDNFLYILFSSKQWPTAGFNDAYYKNEEVDKLLDEARVTNDKKKRTELYEKAQELILKDAPWIIVDHEKQIVVAQKNVKNFKLHPTGVFRFANVDVD
- a CDS encoding ABC transporter permease — translated: MGIYVVKRLLALIPVLLGVTILTFSIMHLSPGDPAKIILGSKATEESIRQLRAELGLDLPIYQQYLRWLGNILRGDWGRSIQMKMEVLPLILNRFGATLILTLASAGLATVFGVLSGIIAAQKKYTWIDRLLMLIVLVGFGMPVFWLGILLQITFGLKLNILPISGMYSPGQNGFLDLFKHLILPSISLAVGSGAIIARMTRSSMLEVFGQDYIRTARAKGLREKKVIYKHALKNAFIPIMTVIGMQIGFLLAGAVLVEMVFSWPGIGTLMVNGILARDFPLVQGIILFVATSYVLINLVVDILYAYLDPRISY